One Armatimonadota bacterium genomic window carries:
- a CDS encoding NUDIX hydrolase: MELKEETIDSRIAFEGRLIKLRVDTVRLPSGRQSTREVVVHRGAVAAVPMLDSDRIVMVRQFRQAAGEILLELPAGTLEANEEPVHCVSRELEEEIGYKAGKLTPLFCSYLAPGYSSEMLHMFLAENLEKIQARPEDDEFIDIVEVSIDDAVELIRSGGIKDAKTICGIMMAQKIR, translated from the coding sequence ATGGAGTTAAAAGAAGAGACAATAGACAGCCGAATAGCATTTGAAGGGCGGTTGATTAAGCTGAGAGTGGACACTGTTCGGCTGCCGAGCGGCAGGCAATCGACCCGCGAGGTTGTGGTTCACAGAGGGGCTGTGGCTGCCGTGCCGATGCTCGACAGCGACAGGATCGTTATGGTCAGGCAGTTCAGGCAGGCGGCGGGTGAAATCCTGCTTGAGCTGCCCGCCGGGACGCTTGAAGCAAACGAGGAGCCTGTGCACTGTGTGTCCCGTGAGCTGGAAGAGGAGATAGGCTACAAGGCGGGCAAGCTCACCCCCCTATTCTGCTCATACCTTGCCCCGGGCTATTCCAGCGAGATGCTGCATATGTTTCTGGCCGAAAATCTTGAAAAGATCCAGGCGCGCCCTGAGGATGATGAGTTTATAGATATCGTCGAGGTTAGCATAGATGATGCTGTGGAACTGATACGCTCAGGAGGCATCAAGGACGCCAAGACTATCTGCGGGATCATGATGGCTCAGAAGATACGTTAA
- a CDS encoding nucleoid-associated protein, with product MQSIEAIELNRLVIHGINNLSDEPDIAEKEETLSEGLRHFFEEHIRNCVKSSSAKTAKFNSSETTISTCAAHIIEAPDTFVEQCKVIGMWFGHQMEKSSQVQAFLAIALFTDLDTEDRYLALLKMDPVKAFVKRGGGDFEQLQILPDPTRQLLRYAIVRPYDDETRYDVIMRNQPASKDEDSETTQMWLEAFLEATEVATPREMTQLVVKETEKWITQNEEALEEEEATQLRNAVRTLAQTEEMDVEAIAAEAIKDDRQREEYIGRLLDKGLTETTFTPDRAWAERTARKTTYMCDDGVQISGPSDAIDDVVQVLPKTPDRRTRVVIETRKFQQK from the coding sequence ATGCAATCAATCGAAGCGATTGAACTTAATCGCCTTGTCATCCATGGAATAAACAATCTCTCGGACGAGCCGGATATCGCCGAGAAGGAAGAGACCCTTTCCGAGGGTCTGCGGCACTTTTTTGAGGAGCACATACGCAACTGCGTCAAATCATCGAGCGCTAAGACAGCCAAGTTCAACAGCTCTGAGACCACTATTTCCACATGCGCCGCTCATATTATCGAGGCCCCCGATACATTTGTGGAGCAGTGCAAAGTGATAGGCATGTGGTTCGGCCATCAGATGGAAAAGTCGTCCCAGGTGCAGGCGTTTCTCGCCATCGCCCTCTTTACCGATCTCGATACAGAGGACCGTTACCTGGCGCTGCTCAAGATGGACCCGGTAAAGGCGTTCGTAAAGCGCGGCGGAGGAGATTTCGAGCAGCTTCAGATTCTGCCCGACCCGACCCGCCAGCTTTTACGCTATGCCATCGTTCGGCCTTACGATGATGAGACCCGCTACGACGTAATAATGCGAAACCAGCCCGCCTCCAAAGACGAGGACTCTGAGACAACTCAAATGTGGCTGGAAGCATTTTTGGAAGCGACTGAAGTCGCGACCCCGCGTGAGATGACCCAGCTTGTGGTAAAAGAGACCGAGAAATGGATCACGCAGAACGAAGAGGCGCTTGAAGAAGAAGAAGCGACTCAGCTACGCAACGCCGTGCGAACCCTCGCTCAGACCGAGGAGATGGATGTAGAAGCAATAGCCGCAGAGGCTATAAAGGACGACAGGCAGCGCGAGGAGTATATCGGCAGGCTGCTCGATAAAGGACTAACCGAGACCACGTTTACACCAGACCGCGCATGGGCGGAGCGCACAGCCCGTAAGACGACTTACATGTGCGACGACGGCGTCCAGATCAGTGGCCCGAGCGATGCAATCGACGACGTGGTCCAGGTCCTTCCCAAGACCCCCGACCGCAGGACAAGGGTTGTTATCGAGACCAGAAAGTTTCAACAGAAGTAG